Proteins encoded by one window of Lactobacillus sp. ESL0684:
- the arcC gene encoding carbamate kinase, whose protein sequence is MTNSRVVVALGGNAILSTDPTARAQQAAVKKTAKVLVNFIKNGDELIVTHGNGPQVGNLLLQQLAANSPKNPAMPLDTVGAMTQGSIGYWLQNALQTELAKNGIAKDVISIVTQTVIDGQDPAFSQPSKPIGPFYDETEMTEMKHQNPDWVFVEDSGRGYRRVVPSPKPQKIQEYRAIQQVIDNGTVPIVAGGGGIPVVETDQQLVGKEAVIDKDFSAAKLAELVDADRLIILTSVAGVCINFGQPDEECLGDVSVQGLQKYIAEDQFAKGSMLPKVQAAINFVEASGKEAVIGSLDNVNQIIQGTSGTVVKP, encoded by the coding sequence ATGACAAATAGTCGAGTTGTTGTTGCCTTAGGGGGAAATGCGATTTTATCAACTGACCCAACAGCTAGAGCGCAACAAGCAGCAGTTAAAAAAACAGCAAAAGTTTTAGTTAACTTTATTAAAAATGGTGACGAGCTCATCGTAACTCATGGTAATGGACCACAAGTTGGTAATCTACTATTACAGCAATTAGCTGCTAATAGTCCTAAAAATCCTGCTATGCCACTTGACACAGTTGGTGCGATGACTCAAGGAAGTATAGGTTATTGGTTACAAAATGCTCTGCAAACAGAACTGGCTAAAAATGGGATTGCTAAAGACGTTATTTCAATCGTAACCCAAACTGTTATTGATGGGCAGGATCCGGCATTTAGTCAGCCATCTAAACCAATTGGTCCGTTTTATGATGAAACCGAAATGACAGAAATGAAACATCAAAATCCCGATTGGGTTTTTGTTGAAGACTCAGGACGTGGGTACCGAAGAGTTGTTCCTTCTCCTAAGCCACAAAAAATTCAAGAGTATCGTGCAATTCAACAAGTAATTGATAATGGCACTGTACCAATTGTTGCTGGCGGCGGCGGAATTCCGGTGGTAGAGACTGATCAGCAACTTGTGGGTAAAGAAGCTGTAATTGATAAAGATTTTAGTGCAGCTAAATTGGCTGAACTTGTGGATGCAGATCGGTTAATTATTTTAACTTCTGTTGCTGGCGTTTGTATTAATTTTGGTCAGCCCGATGAAGAATGCTTGGGTGATGTGAGTGTACAAGGACTACAAAAATATATTGCTGAAGATCAATTTGCTAAAGGCAGTATGTTGCCTAAAGTACAGGCGGCAATTAATTTTGTTGAAGCAAGTGGCAAAGAAGCAGTCATTGGCTCCTTAGATAATGTTAACCAAATTATTCAGGGTACTTCTGGAACAGTGGTTAAACCTTAG
- a CDS encoding basic amino acid/polyamine antiporter, whose protein sequence is MDKETGISKTGLTALIVSSSIGTGIFGITSDLANAAAPGPALLAWLFCGIGIYALVLSLNNLSKKQPELNSGIFSYAKAAFGPLGGFLSGWGYWLSAWLGNIAFATMLMSAIGYFFPVFKGGQNLPSIFVAIIFVWGLSWLVNNGVESASFVNTIVTICKLVPLVVFMIITIVGFKAGIFTADFWGNVANNLLHGGKVLSIFGQMKQSIMIIMWVFIGIEGASVLANRAKRRSDAQAATIMGLATLIIIYVFASILPYGVLSQAQLATIKQPAMANILKHVVGDWGASFINVGVIISTIGSWLSWTMLPAETTTLMVKDQTLPSYWGKLNAKNSPTTSLIITGVMQTLFLFTLLATDYAYNFAYTLATAAILLSYLLVGVYQMKYSYQNGDWGQFAIGILAAGFQLLAMILAGWQQVLMTTLAYLPGLYFYWEASKEYKHKITKMEKVVMVIILLLALLTITLLINGTIKIN, encoded by the coding sequence ATGGATAAAGAAACAGGAATTAGTAAAACGGGGTTAACTGCCCTGATTGTTAGTTCTTCAATTGGAACAGGCATTTTTGGAATTACGAGTGATCTCGCTAATGCAGCGGCTCCAGGACCAGCATTACTAGCTTGGCTATTTTGTGGGATTGGTATCTATGCTTTAGTATTGTCACTTAATAATCTGTCGAAAAAACAACCAGAATTAAATTCCGGTATTTTCAGTTATGCTAAGGCAGCTTTCGGACCACTTGGAGGATTTCTAAGTGGTTGGGGATATTGGTTGTCTGCTTGGCTAGGAAACATTGCTTTTGCCACAATGCTGATGAGTGCTATAGGATACTTTTTCCCTGTATTCAAGGGTGGACAAAATTTGCCGTCAATTTTTGTTGCTATTATTTTTGTTTGGGGACTAAGCTGGCTGGTAAATAATGGTGTGGAAAGTGCAAGTTTTGTTAACACTATTGTAACTATTTGCAAGCTAGTTCCACTGGTAGTATTTATGATTATTACCATAGTTGGCTTTAAAGCAGGAATTTTTACTGCTGACTTTTGGGGCAATGTGGCCAATAATCTATTGCACGGTGGTAAAGTACTTAGTATTTTTGGTCAAATGAAGCAAAGCATTATGATTATTATGTGGGTCTTTATTGGGATCGAAGGTGCTAGTGTATTAGCCAATCGTGCCAAAAGGCGTTCAGATGCACAAGCTGCAACCATTATGGGATTAGCAACTTTAATTATTATTTATGTTTTTGCATCAATCTTACCTTATGGTGTTTTGAGTCAAGCACAATTAGCCACAATTAAACAGCCAGCCATGGCAAATATCTTGAAACATGTTGTTGGTGATTGGGGAGCAAGTTTTATTAATGTCGGTGTTATTATCTCAACAATTGGTTCTTGGCTATCATGGACTATGTTACCAGCTGAAACCACAACATTGATGGTTAAGGATCAAACCCTACCTTCATACTGGGGTAAATTAAACGCTAAAAATTCACCCACAACTTCTTTAATAATTACTGGTGTTATGCAGACATTGTTTCTGTTTACCTTGCTAGCAACGGATTATGCTTATAATTTTGCTTATACATTGGCAACAGCAGCGATTTTATTAAGTTATTTGCTGGTTGGTGTCTATCAAATGAAATATTCATACCAAAATGGCGACTGGGGTCAGTTTGCAATTGGAATATTGGCAGCTGGATTTCAGTTATTAGCAATGATTTTAGCTGGATGGCAACAAGTATTAATGACGACGCTGGCATATTTACCAGGATTATACTTCTATTGGGAAGCATCCAAAGAATATAAGCACAAAATAACTAAAATGGAAAAAGTGGTAATGGTAATTATTTTATTGTTAGCACTATTAACTATTACTTTATTAATTAACGGCACAATTAAAATAAATTAG
- a CDS encoding metallophosphoesterase → MNIFKQVVGMASHVKDVRKRPIYSKKASLDPLQSYRSVGEYQVGADERTPRGQEYHLTVYQDENDLLHQALSLESTEKLAPEYVREFNPELDRYRAFVSPQTGRRYVVEEYLDQFVERVRKHIRQGDNSVNVSLISDTHYKDRNSSDFYGWNGLTHVNEFSYLDQAKLLDLKVHLGDWIDGSDTGFLSESELTKLRDSFCDSQVPAVLIKGNHDENDKYDEHHDLRASFPENEFEKIMWPKMYAQKGINYVSRVHGVCYYDVGNLRFISVNTSDVPYILNAQGQKKYDEKLTLAIREDQIEEIIEILTQSSNKQIILMSHANPINRKGSNALKYNGRSLHELLVAFNQREKGRMHSVQGIPAEFRLTNDFDFTKIKNARIIAYFCGHRHREDQYRINGIQYILFNCSALMGESHSLTTKYNKNWHRQLDSQTEFAGYIVNIDLTKHLIQVFGYGAASKRRFFYI, encoded by the coding sequence ATGAATATTTTTAAGCAAGTTGTAGGTATGGCCAGTCATGTTAAGGACGTTAGAAAACGACCTATTTATTCTAAAAAAGCTAGCTTAGACCCGCTGCAATCATATCGCAGTGTTGGCGAGTATCAGGTTGGCGCTGATGAAAGAACTCCGCGCGGACAAGAGTATCACTTAACTGTTTATCAAGATGAAAATGATTTATTACATCAGGCACTTAGCTTAGAAAGTACCGAAAAGTTAGCTCCAGAATATGTGCGTGAATTTAATCCGGAACTAGATCGTTATCGTGCTTTTGTTAGTCCGCAGACTGGGCGGCGCTATGTAGTAGAAGAATATTTGGATCAATTTGTTGAACGGGTGCGCAAGCATATTCGGCAAGGTGATAATTCAGTTAACGTGAGTTTAATTTCTGATACACATTATAAAGACCGTAATAGTAGTGACTTTTATGGTTGGAATGGTCTAACGCATGTTAACGAGTTTTCTTATCTTGACCAAGCAAAGCTACTAGATTTAAAAGTACACTTAGGTGATTGGATTGACGGCTCTGATACTGGATTTTTAAGTGAGAGTGAATTAACCAAACTACGTGATTCGTTTTGCGATAGTCAAGTGCCAGCAGTGCTAATTAAAGGTAATCATGATGAAAACGATAAGTATGATGAGCATCATGATTTGCGTGCCTCTTTTCCTGAAAACGAATTTGAAAAAATCATGTGGCCCAAGATGTATGCTCAAAAGGGGATTAATTATGTGTCACGGGTTCACGGAGTCTGTTACTATGATGTTGGTAATTTGCGTTTCATCTCCGTTAATACTTCGGATGTACCATATATCTTAAATGCTCAGGGACAAAAAAAATATGATGAGAAGTTAACTTTGGCGATTCGTGAAGATCAGATTGAGGAAATTATTGAAATTTTGACGCAGTCATCAAATAAGCAAATTATTTTAATGAGTCATGCTAATCCAATTAATCGTAAAGGTTCAAATGCTCTTAAGTATAATGGTCGTTCGCTGCATGAATTGCTGGTGGCTTTTAACCAGCGTGAAAAGGGTCGGATGCATTCTGTGCAAGGAATTCCGGCAGAGTTCCGCCTAACCAATGATTTCGACTTTACTAAAATTAAAAATGCTAGAATTATCGCTTACTTTTGCGGTCATCGGCATCGTGAAGACCAGTATCGCATTAATGGCATTCAATATATTTTGTTTAATTGCTCAGCTTTAATGGGTGAAAGTCATTCACTGACTACCAAATACAATAAAAATTGGCATCGTCAGCTTGATTCTCAAACTGAATTTGCAGGTTATATTGTAAATATTGATTTGACTAAGCACTTGATTCAGGTCTTTGGGTACGGTGCTGCTTCTAAGCGTAGATTCTTTTATATTTAG
- a CDS encoding BspA family leucine-rich repeat surface protein, with the protein MTNSDKKSLTKISHKVLDKVDTSQVTDMHKMFAFYPKLKSLDVSNFRTQKVTSMMAMFHKVLGPIEGIDNFDFSSINE; encoded by the coding sequence TTGACTAATAGCGATAAAAAAAGTTTGACTAAGATAAGTCATAAAGTGTTAGACAAAGTTGATACTAGTCAGGTAACAGATATGCATAAAATGTTTGCTTTCTATCCAAAACTTAAGAGCTTAGATGTAAGTAATTTTAGAACGCAGAAAGTTACAAGTATGATGGCTATGTTCCATAAAGTTCTTGGACCAATCGAAGGAATAGATAACTTTGATTTTAGTTCCATAAATGAATGA
- a CDS encoding SLAP domain-containing protein, whose translation MYKNDEIKITKVGHKILLSAAVAGGILGSVAMTNANSALVKADSQVAEVAKSKATKATTVQKGQLKKNAYTYNQKGKRVGKKALKKNKIVNLYGTKVIKGKKYYLLDNGKYLKADNVKLAKTVTVTKTTRLYNSKGKKAGKTTVKSGKSVATYGTKKIKGKKYYSLGNGKYLPVANAKKQTSAAKPAPSESAKPDKQPTENNQSNKPNGSATSTNTSAAPSNSGTAAPSQPSNGGNNSAAAAPSQPSNSNGTGAITTPDKPSDNKPATTPNKPDNGSDNSNSTPAKVSKVAEQASSVATAMRPGVDQVAKGLEGLRSSLTPSEYQAIKKDLAGVMADIGSLPATWDVEAQSQAVSIGFKLTAIINGLSNKGLKADLNLIFHGMQNVGNSLDQTQIDNLKGIYSAFENYHGNDETLKGVADVATQLRPGLAQIFYAVNSLQNDLAGNNDLKQMDPEQSEKVQADVVNILKGLTTLSDSVQDKQVAEIQAAYNSILGLKGNSDATLNAIGDIATTSQSDLSSIYNSILKIGQDAQGLDFDAMGNSFAHILTQLQGTNLHDPSAVQTSLPVIYNDIKAIINPFKETQVGTDVVSIIDSIENLNSKMGQDQTKELNDIYDAIQSKQFTWLNNFE comes from the coding sequence TTGTATAAAAATGATGAAATAAAAATAACAAAAGTAGGACATAAGATATTGCTGAGCGCAGCAGTTGCTGGAGGTATTCTAGGTTCGGTAGCAATGACTAATGCTAATAGTGCATTGGTAAAGGCAGATTCGCAAGTGGCTGAAGTAGCTAAGAGTAAGGCAACTAAAGCAACAACAGTCCAGAAGGGACAATTGAAGAAAAACGCTTATACTTATAACCAAAAAGGTAAACGGGTTGGGAAGAAGGCTTTAAAAAAGAACAAAATTGTAAACCTATATGGAACTAAAGTCATTAAGGGAAAAAAGTATTATTTGCTTGATAACGGCAAGTACCTTAAGGCAGATAATGTAAAATTAGCTAAAACAGTAACAGTTACTAAGACGACACGGCTCTATAACAGTAAGGGTAAAAAGGCTGGCAAGACAACCGTTAAATCTGGTAAATCGGTTGCAACGTATGGTACAAAGAAGATTAAGGGTAAGAAATATTATTCACTTGGTAATGGCAAATACTTGCCAGTAGCTAATGCTAAAAAGCAAACTTCGGCAGCTAAACCTGCCCCAAGTGAAAGTGCCAAACCTGACAAGCAACCAACTGAAAATAATCAGTCAAATAAACCAAACGGTTCCGCAACTAGCACTAACACTTCAGCAGCACCAAGTAACTCTGGAACTGCTGCTCCTAGTCAACCAAGTAATGGTGGCAATAACTCGGCAGCAGCAGCTCCCAGTCAGCCAAGTAATAGTAATGGAACTGGTGCGATAACTACACCTGATAAACCAAGTGATAATAAGCCAGCAACTACTCCGAATAAGCCCGATAATGGTAGTGACAACTCAAACTCAACGCCAGCTAAGGTAAGTAAAGTTGCTGAACAGGCCAGCTCTGTAGCAACTGCTATGCGCCCAGGTGTTGATCAAGTTGCTAAGGGTTTGGAAGGATTGCGTAGTTCGCTGACTCCTAGCGAATATCAAGCTATTAAAAAAGATCTTGCTGGAGTTATGGCTGATATCGGAAGTTTACCAGCTACTTGGGATGTTGAGGCTCAATCACAAGCTGTTTCAATCGGATTTAAGTTGACTGCAATAATTAATGGATTATCTAATAAAGGCCTTAAAGCAGACCTTAACCTTATCTTTCATGGTATGCAAAACGTTGGTAATAGTTTAGATCAAACTCAAATTGATAATCTTAAAGGGATTTATAGTGCATTTGAAAATTATCATGGTAATGATGAAACATTAAAGGGAGTTGCTGATGTTGCAACTCAATTACGTCCAGGATTAGCACAAATTTTTTATGCAGTAAATAGTTTACAAAATGATTTGGCTGGTAATAATGATTTGAAGCAAATGGATCCTGAGCAAAGTGAAAAAGTTCAAGCGGATGTAGTCAATATCTTAAAGGGGTTAACAACTCTTAGCGATAGCGTTCAAGATAAACAAGTTGCAGAGATTCAAGCTGCTTATAATAGCATTTTAGGTCTAAAAGGTAATTCTGATGCTACATTAAACGCAATTGGAGATATAGCAACAACTTCGCAATCTGATCTATCTAGCATTTACAATTCAATTTTGAAGATTGGGCAAGATGCGCAGGGATTGGACTTTGATGCTATGGGTAACAGCTTTGCGCATATTTTGACACAATTACAGGGAACTAATTTGCATGATCCCAGTGCTGTGCAAACTAGCTTGCCAGTAATCTATAATGATATTAAGGCAATTATCAACCCATTTAAAGAGACACAAGTTGGTACTGATGTAGTAAGTATTATTGATAGTATTGAGAATCTGAATTCTAAGATGGGGCAAGATCAAACTAAAGAATTAAATGATATTTATGATGCTATTCAAAGTAAGCAGTTTACTTGGTTGAATAATTTTGAATAA
- the argF gene encoding ornithine carbamoyltransferase has translation MDKRFNGKKNSIFQGRSVLSETSLTPAEMNYLIDFGLHLKYLKRHNIPHRYLEGKSIALLFEKASTRTRSSFVTAAVELGAHPDYLGKDDIHLGKKESVEDTAKILGSMFDGIEFRGFKQSTVDGLAKYSGVPVWNGLTDEWHPTQTIPDLMTLKENFGYLKGLTLTFIGDGRNNVANSLLVGGSMVGINVHIVAPKSLLPSENHVEIAKKYAQESGSEIVITDDIDKGVKGSNAIYTDVWVSMGESDWEERVKLLKPYQVNMDLMRKTGTPDDELIFMHCLPAFHDTKTEYGKEIEEKYGITEMEVTDEVFRSKYSRVFEEGENRKHGIKAIMAATLGDLFIPKA, from the coding sequence ATGGACAAAAGATTTAACGGAAAAAAGAACAGTATATTCCAAGGTAGAAGTGTTTTATCTGAGACTTCATTAACGCCTGCAGAAATGAACTATTTGATTGATTTTGGTTTACATTTGAAATATCTCAAACGGCATAATATTCCACATCGTTATCTTGAGGGTAAGAGTATTGCTCTTTTGTTTGAGAAGGCATCGACTAGAACTCGTTCATCTTTTGTTACAGCAGCAGTTGAACTCGGAGCTCATCCAGATTACTTAGGTAAAGATGACATTCACTTAGGAAAAAAGGAATCAGTTGAAGATACTGCTAAAATCTTGGGTAGTATGTTTGATGGAATCGAGTTTCGTGGTTTTAAACAATCAACAGTTGATGGTTTAGCTAAGTATTCGGGTGTACCTGTTTGGAATGGATTAACTGATGAATGGCATCCAACACAAACAATTCCAGATTTAATGACTCTAAAAGAAAACTTTGGCTATCTCAAGGGTCTAACTTTGACCTTTATTGGTGATGGTCGCAACAATGTTGCTAATTCACTTTTAGTTGGTGGCTCAATGGTTGGCATAAATGTTCATATAGTAGCACCAAAATCATTGTTACCTTCAGAAAATCATGTTGAAATTGCTAAAAAATATGCTCAAGAAAGTGGCTCAGAAATTGTAATTACTGATGACATTGATAAGGGTGTTAAAGGTTCGAATGCAATCTACACTGATGTTTGGGTATCAATGGGTGAGTCAGATTGGGAAGAACGGGTTAAGTTGCTAAAGCCATATCAAGTAAATATGGATTTAATGCGTAAAACTGGTACTCCAGACGATGAATTGATCTTTATGCATTGTTTACCTGCTTTTCATGACACAAAGACCGAATATGGTAAAGAGATTGAAGAAAAGTATGGCATCACCGAAATGGAAGTAACCGATGAGGTCTTCCGTAGCAAATATTCACGCGTTTTCGAGGAGGGGGAGAATCGTAAGCATGGTATTAAGGCAATTATGGCTGCAACATTAGGTGATTTATTCATTCCTAAAGCTTAG
- a CDS encoding type II toxin-antitoxin system PemK/MazF family toxin translates to MVRYPKQGDLIWIDSEPHVGHEEGGHNPETGNTQRPAVVISNTSYNEKTGLVVCMLFTHDLNKGKANLYYPIIDLASQLSGSVITFQMPNYDFQGRHGKVVGHVKEKDLEILLAKAYQILDKR, encoded by the coding sequence ATGGTAAGGTATCCTAAGCAAGGAGATCTTATTTGGATTGATTCCGAACCTCATGTAGGGCATGAAGAAGGAGGACATAATCCAGAAACTGGAAATACTCAGAGACCAGCGGTTGTAATTTCTAATACTAGTTACAACGAAAAAACTGGACTAGTTGTCTGCATGCTTTTTACTCACGACTTAAATAAAGGGAAAGCTAATCTTTATTATCCAATTATAGATTTAGCCAGTCAATTATCAGGGAGTGTGATTACTTTTCAGATGCCTAATTATGATTTTCAAGGTAGACATGGAAAAGTTGTGGGTCACGTAAAGGAAAAGGATTTAGAAATACTTTTAGCTAAGGCGTATCAAATCTTAGATAAACGCTAA
- a CDS encoding M13 family metallopeptidase yields MKRKFKLIIAIIVAIITLSPLNTATDTNNNQSVVLAATKAKKQTHKSTTKLRRNSRIYNAKGKATKHKLKKHTKVSVDQARYIGSKLYYRLAGSKYSGKNLWIKQSNTGKVTGPKVKVVNQQPKKTSKATIGGSGNLLQPKVGTRPQDNLYLAVNSTWMQQAKIPADEFRTSSFDDINSKVNQQLSQDMADFANGKKAVPNIPDLNKAVELYKIARDTDKRNHDGAKPIKADLAQLENIKDFDDLNAKAADLDNTIIDFPIGFYASPDMKHAQTNALYFSEIGTMLPDASNYSKSEFKKLKSLLKQKAIKLLTMAGVDKTQATTYVADALKFDQLIAKNTGSAEESADLTSNYHPMNLQDFKAKFTDFDIQKFLQGTVGQEPKRILITDPSFLDNVNKVINRKNFDGLKSWLIVNFINDAVEDLSQEFQEACLPYAQAINGTTKLASADKQAFATADSAFDEVIGIYYGKTYFGSAAKKDVTAMINQFLQTYEKRLQNNNWLSEATKQQAIAKLKAMVVKVGYPDKVSESYHHLKVTPASQGGTLYSNNRAIAIEENKENYAQLSKPVDRTEWSMTGDTVNAAYNVYSNDITFPAAILQAPFYDKNQSKAANLGGIGSVIGHEISHAFDNNGAQFDKYGNLDNWWTKQDYAEFQKRIQAEIKLFNGIKYGSGKVNGKQTVSENIADQGGLSTAIEVAKSENADLRELFESYARIWRIKTTPQEAKFLLAQDAHAPSPLRANVQVQCQDDFYKVFNVKPGDGMWLAPNKRVKIW; encoded by the coding sequence ATGAAACGTAAATTTAAGTTAATAATTGCCATAATTGTGGCGATTATCACACTCAGTCCGCTTAATACAGCTACTGATACCAATAATAATCAATCAGTAGTACTGGCGGCCACTAAAGCTAAAAAGCAAACCCACAAAAGTACTACTAAGTTGCGTCGCAACTCACGTATTTATAACGCTAAGGGTAAGGCCACTAAGCATAAACTAAAAAAGCATACCAAAGTTAGTGTTGACCAAGCACGTTACATTGGGAGTAAGCTCTACTATCGTCTTGCAGGTAGCAAATATTCGGGTAAAAATCTCTGGATTAAGCAAAGTAACACGGGAAAAGTTACCGGTCCCAAAGTTAAAGTAGTTAATCAGCAACCTAAAAAAACATCCAAGGCAACTATCGGCGGTAGCGGCAATCTGTTGCAACCAAAAGTCGGGACACGTCCACAAGATAATTTGTATTTAGCAGTTAATTCTACTTGGATGCAGCAAGCTAAAATTCCAGCAGATGAATTCCGGACAAGCTCATTTGACGATATTAACTCAAAAGTTAACCAGCAATTAAGTCAAGATATGGCAGACTTTGCTAACGGAAAAAAGGCAGTGCCTAATATCCCAGATCTTAATAAGGCAGTTGAACTATATAAGATTGCCCGTGATACTGATAAACGTAATCACGATGGTGCAAAACCAATTAAGGCAGATCTGGCACAACTGGAAAATATTAAAGATTTCGACGACCTTAATGCTAAAGCAGCAGACTTAGACAACACTATTATTGACTTTCCAATTGGATTCTATGCTAGTCCAGACATGAAGCACGCTCAAACCAATGCGCTTTATTTTAGCGAAATCGGAACTATGTTGCCTGATGCAAGTAATTATAGTAAATCAGAATTCAAAAAACTAAAAAGTTTGCTAAAACAAAAAGCTATTAAGCTATTAACCATGGCAGGCGTCGATAAGACCCAAGCCACCACCTATGTAGCAGATGCACTTAAATTTGATCAATTAATTGCTAAAAATACTGGCTCAGCTGAAGAAAGTGCTGATCTTACTAGCAATTATCACCCAATGAACTTGCAAGATTTTAAAGCCAAATTTACTGACTTTGATATTCAAAAGTTCCTACAAGGAACCGTGGGGCAAGAACCTAAGCGAATCTTGATAACTGATCCAAGCTTCTTAGATAATGTCAATAAAGTCATTAACCGCAAAAATTTTGATGGCCTTAAAAGCTGGCTAATTGTCAACTTTATTAATGATGCCGTTGAAGACCTTTCTCAAGAATTCCAAGAAGCATGTTTACCATACGCTCAAGCTATAAATGGCACAACCAAGTTAGCGTCGGCAGATAAGCAAGCTTTCGCCACTGCCGATAGCGCCTTTGACGAGGTAATTGGGATTTATTACGGTAAAACATATTTTGGCTCAGCTGCTAAAAAAGATGTTACAGCCATGATTAACCAATTCTTGCAGACATATGAAAAAAGGCTACAAAATAACAATTGGTTGTCTGAAGCAACTAAACAACAAGCAATTGCTAAGTTAAAAGCGATGGTTGTCAAGGTAGGATACCCAGACAAGGTGTCAGAATCTTACCATCATCTAAAAGTGACCCCAGCAAGCCAAGGCGGAACTTTATATTCTAACAACCGCGCAATTGCAATTGAAGAAAATAAAGAAAACTATGCCCAGTTATCTAAGCCAGTTGATCGCACTGAATGGAGCATGACTGGTGACACTGTTAATGCTGCTTATAATGTGTACAGCAATGACATTACTTTCCCAGCTGCGATTTTACAAGCACCTTTTTATGATAAAAATCAAAGTAAAGCTGCTAACTTGGGCGGGATTGGCAGTGTAATTGGTCACGAGATTTCTCACGCTTTTGATAATAATGGTGCCCAATTTGACAAATACGGTAATTTAGACAATTGGTGGACCAAGCAAGACTACGCTGAATTTCAAAAACGGATTCAAGCAGAAATCAAATTATTTAATGGCATTAAATATGGTTCAGGAAAAGTAAATGGCAAGCAAACAGTGTCAGAGAATATTGCTGATCAGGGTGGTTTATCCACGGCAATTGAAGTAGCAAAGAGTGAAAACGCGGATTTGCGTGAATTATTTGAAAGTTATGCACGAATTTGGCGTATCAAGACAACTCCTCAAGAAGCCAAATTTCTATTAGCCCAAGATGCCCATGCACCTAGTCCGTTACGTGCCAATGTGCAAGTCCAATGTCAAGATGACTTTTATAAGGTCTTTAACGTTAAGCCAGGCGATGGCATGTGGTTGGCTCCAAATAAACGAGTAAAGATTTGGTAA